One part of the Sphingobium yanoikuyae genome encodes these proteins:
- the uppP gene encoding undecaprenyl-diphosphatase UppP gives MDDPALWFEAACLGLLQGLTEFLPVSSSAHLRIAGLFLGSGKDPGAAFTAITQIGTEAAVLLYFRHDIARIAWAWLRSFRPGPQGKPGDVRMGWLVLLGTVPIVVLGLAFQHAIEHSLRNLYFTASTLLIFGVALGLADRFGAKVRKLEQLSLGHGLVLGLAQAMALIPGVSRSGGTITAGLMLGYTREAAARYSFLLAVPAVLGSGFYQLWKSWGQAGGIGLGPTLLATLIAFAVGYGVIVAFLKLVSSRSYLPFVLYRLILASCLFALLATGRIAPMS, from the coding sequence ATGGACGATCCCGCACTCTGGTTCGAAGCGGCATGTCTCGGCCTGTTGCAGGGACTTACCGAATTTCTTCCCGTCTCGTCGAGCGCGCATCTGCGGATTGCGGGCCTGTTCCTGGGCTCCGGCAAGGATCCGGGGGCGGCGTTCACCGCGATCACCCAGATCGGGACGGAGGCGGCGGTGCTGCTCTATTTCCGGCACGACATCGCCCGCATCGCCTGGGCCTGGCTGCGGTCCTTCCGGCCTGGCCCACAGGGCAAGCCCGGCGATGTCCGCATGGGCTGGCTGGTCCTGCTCGGGACGGTGCCGATCGTCGTGCTGGGCCTGGCGTTCCAGCATGCGATCGAGCATTCGCTGCGCAATCTCTATTTCACCGCGTCGACGCTGCTGATCTTCGGCGTTGCACTGGGGCTGGCGGACCGGTTCGGGGCGAAAGTGCGGAAACTCGAACAGTTGAGCCTTGGCCATGGACTGGTGCTGGGGCTGGCGCAGGCGATGGCACTGATCCCCGGCGTGTCGCGGTCGGGTGGGACCATCACGGCGGGGCTGATGCTTGGCTATACGCGCGAGGCGGCGGCCCGCTATTCCTTCCTGCTGGCGGTTCCGGCGGTGCTGGGGTCGGGTTTCTACCAGCTCTGGAAAAGCTGGGGGCAAGCGGGCGGCATCGGCCTGGGGCCGACATTGCTGGCGACGCTGATCGCCTTCGCCGTCGGCTATGGCGTGATCGTCGCCTTCCTGAAACTGGTCAGCAGCCGCAGCTATCTGCCCTTCGTCCTCTATCGCCTGATATTGGCGTCATGCCTCTTCGCGCTGCTGGCGACCGGCAGGATCGCGCCGATGTCCTGA
- a CDS encoding cobalamin biosynthesis protein CobG, whose product MAAGDGLIVRVKPRLGRLSADDLAALGEAAIAHGNGLIDMTRRANLQIRGVRDDSWRPLLDRLLDLGLVDHDARREGARMMMVAPDWREGDDSHRIARQLLDRLDELPDLPGKMGFVIDAGAAPLLPGEAGDFRIERARDGGLILRAEGRAQGVPVDSGREVDALLALARWFVESDGARAGRMARHDAPLPDWATGTTEAAAPRPRPVPGAWDGGMAYGLPFGRIDARHLLDAPAMRLTPWRMLLAEGQLPGLCADAADPLIHVEACPGAPACPQASVETRDLARQLAPHVAGRLHVSGCAKGCASSMPADVVLTGRDGRYDLAFHARAGSAPVRPDLTATDLLAHFGAC is encoded by the coding sequence ATGGCGGCGGGCGACGGGCTGATCGTGCGCGTGAAGCCGCGCCTTGGCCGTCTTTCGGCCGATGATCTGGCGGCGCTGGGCGAAGCGGCGATCGCCCATGGCAACGGCCTGATCGACATGACCCGGCGCGCTAACCTCCAGATCCGCGGCGTGCGCGACGATAGTTGGCGCCCCTTGCTCGACCGGCTGCTCGACCTTGGCCTGGTCGACCACGATGCTCGGCGCGAGGGCGCGCGCATGATGATGGTCGCGCCGGACTGGCGCGAAGGGGATGACAGCCATCGCATCGCCCGCCAGTTGCTCGATCGCCTGGACGAACTGCCGGACTTGCCGGGCAAGATGGGCTTCGTGATCGATGCCGGCGCCGCGCCGCTCCTGCCCGGCGAAGCGGGGGATTTTCGCATCGAACGGGCGCGCGATGGCGGCCTGATCTTGCGTGCGGAGGGGCGGGCACAAGGCGTGCCGGTGGATAGCGGCCGCGAAGTGGATGCGCTGCTCGCGCTCGCCCGATGGTTCGTGGAGAGCGACGGCGCGCGCGCGGGGCGCATGGCCCGGCATGATGCGCCGCTGCCGGATTGGGCAACGGGCACGACAGAGGCGGCGGCGCCACGCCCGCGACCGGTCCCCGGCGCATGGGATGGCGGCATGGCCTATGGTCTTCCCTTCGGCCGGATCGACGCGCGGCATCTTCTCGACGCGCCGGCCATGCGGCTGACCCCGTGGCGCATGCTGCTGGCCGAAGGGCAACTGCCCGGCCTGTGCGCAGACGCTGCCGACCCGCTGATCCATGTGGAGGCTTGCCCCGGCGCGCCTGCCTGTCCGCAGGCGAGTGTGGAGACGCGCGATCTCGCCCGCCAGCTGGCCCCCCATGTGGCGGGCCGCCTTCATGTCTCCGGCTGCGCCAAGGGCTGCGCCAGTTCGATGCCGGCCGATGTTGTGCTGACGGGGCGGGACGGGCGCTACGACCTTGCCTTCCATGCCCGCGCAGGATCGGCGCCCGTCCGTCCTGACCTCACCGCCACCGACCTTCTTGCCCATTTCGGAGCCTGTTGA
- a CDS encoding precorrin-8X methylmutase: protein MPHDYERDGAAIYRQSFATIRAEADLGRFAAEEEPVAVRMIHAAGMVDLAAHIRFSPGFAAAARQALAAGAPVLCDARMVSEGVTRARLPADNAVLCTLHDTAVPDMARAMGNTRSAAALELWRPHLAGALVAIGNAPTALFHLLDMLEDPACPRPAAIIGCPVGFVGAAESKAALWAAQPVPCCVVDGRLGGSAITVAAINALASRAE from the coding sequence ATGCCCCATGATTATGAGAGGGATGGCGCGGCAATCTATCGCCAGTCCTTCGCCACCATCCGCGCCGAAGCCGACCTCGGGCGCTTTGCTGCCGAGGAAGAGCCGGTCGCCGTGCGCATGATCCATGCCGCGGGCATGGTGGACCTGGCGGCCCATATCCGCTTTTCGCCGGGCTTTGCAGCGGCGGCGCGGCAGGCCCTGGCCGCAGGGGCACCGGTGCTGTGCGATGCGCGCATGGTGTCGGAAGGGGTCACGCGCGCGCGCCTGCCCGCCGACAATGCCGTGCTCTGCACCCTGCACGACACCGCCGTGCCGGACATGGCGCGGGCGATGGGCAATACCCGATCCGCCGCCGCGCTGGAATTGTGGCGGCCGCATCTTGCCGGGGCACTGGTTGCCATCGGCAATGCGCCCACGGCGCTGTTCCACCTGCTCGACATGCTGGAGGATCCGGCCTGTCCGCGCCCCGCAGCGATCATCGGCTGCCCGGTCGGCTTCGTCGGCGCGGCGGAATCCAAGGCGGCACTGTGGGCGGCGCAGCCGGTCCCCTGCTGCGTCGTCGACGGGCGGCTTGGCGGCAGCGCGATCACGGTCGCGGCGATCAATGCGCTGGCGAGCCGCGCGGAATGA
- the cobI gene encoding precorrin-2 C(20)-methyltransferase, giving the protein MSGTVYGVGLGPGAQDLLSVRADRLVRGGRHVAYFRKAGRPGQARRIAQGMLRDDAIELAMEYPVTTEIPVTDPRYNDCLAAFYADCTGRLLAIAEAGEDVVVLCEGDPFFYGSFMHLHSRLAGLVPVEVVPGIMGMSGAWNATGLPITWGDDVLTVAMATLPEEELVRRIRDTDALVVMKIGRHLAKLRRAVAAAGRSDEAWLVEHAAMPEQRVTRLADVDRVTPYFSILLIHGQGRRP; this is encoded by the coding sequence ATGAGCGGCACCGTCTATGGCGTGGGCCTTGGCCCCGGCGCGCAGGACTTGCTGAGCGTGCGCGCCGACCGGCTGGTGCGGGGGGGACGGCATGTCGCCTATTTCCGCAAGGCCGGCCGACCGGGGCAGGCGCGCCGCATCGCGCAGGGCATGTTGCGGGACGATGCAATCGAACTGGCGATGGAATATCCGGTGACGACCGAAATTCCGGTCACCGATCCGCGCTATAACGACTGCCTTGCCGCCTTCTATGCCGATTGCACCGGGCGGCTGCTGGCGATCGCGGAGGCGGGCGAGGATGTGGTCGTCTTGTGCGAGGGCGATCCCTTTTTCTACGGCTCCTTCATGCATCTGCACAGCCGGTTGGCGGGGCTGGTCCCGGTCGAAGTGGTCCCCGGCATCATGGGCATGTCGGGCGCGTGGAATGCGACCGGCCTGCCGATCACCTGGGGTGACGATGTGCTGACCGTCGCGATGGCGACGCTGCCGGAAGAGGAACTGGTCCGCCGCATCCGCGATACCGACGCGCTGGTGGTGATGAAGATCGGCCGGCACCTCGCCAAGCTGCGCCGCGCGGTGGCGGCGGCCGGGCGCAGCGATGAAGCATGGCTGGTCGAACATGCCGCCATGCCGGAACAGCGCGTGACCCGGCTGGCCGATGTCGACAGGGTCACGCCCTATTTCTCGATCCTGCTGATCCACGGCCAAGGGCGCCGGCCATGA
- the cobJ gene encoding precorrin-3B C(17)-methyltransferase, translating to MNLAAGEGGWIAIAGLGPGGEALVTPEVDAALAAATDVVGYIPYVARVAPRAGLALHPSDNRVELDRAAHALELAAQGRRVVVVSSGDPGVFAMASALFEALEAGPAHWRDIDIRVLPGITAMLAAAARAGAPLGHDFCAINLSDNLKPWSLIEKRLRLAAEADFAMAFYNPRSASRPEGFVRTLALLRELCGDARPILFARAVTTAQETLHIVPLGQARADMADMRTMVIVGSSRTRIIERPRGPILYTPRGIPDEAAG from the coding sequence ATGAATCTTGCGGCGGGAGAGGGGGGCTGGATCGCGATCGCGGGGCTTGGGCCAGGGGGCGAAGCGCTGGTGACGCCGGAGGTCGACGCCGCGCTGGCTGCCGCGACCGACGTGGTGGGCTATATCCCCTATGTCGCGCGGGTCGCGCCGCGTGCGGGGCTGGCGTTGCATCCTTCGGACAATCGGGTGGAACTGGACCGGGCGGCCCATGCGCTGGAGCTGGCCGCGCAGGGGCGGCGGGTCGTCGTCGTCTCCTCGGGCGATCCGGGCGTCTTTGCCATGGCATCCGCCCTGTTCGAGGCGCTGGAGGCCGGACCTGCCCACTGGCGCGACATCGACATTCGCGTGCTGCCCGGCATCACCGCGATGCTGGCTGCTGCGGCGCGTGCGGGCGCGCCGCTTGGCCATGATTTCTGTGCGATCAACCTGTCGGACAATCTCAAGCCCTGGTCCCTGATCGAAAAGCGGCTGCGGCTGGCGGCGGAGGCGGATTTCGCCATGGCCTTCTACAATCCCCGGTCGGCGTCGCGGCCGGAAGGGTTCGTGCGCACGCTGGCGCTGTTGCGGGAACTTTGTGGCGATGCACGCCCGATCCTCTTCGCCCGCGCCGTGACCACCGCGCAGGAGACACTGCATATCGTGCCGCTGGGGCAGGCGCGGGCGGACATGGCGGACATGCGCACCATGGTGATCGTCGGGTCGAGCCGGACCCGCATCATCGAGCGGCCGCGCGGGCCGATCCTCTACACGCCGCGCGGCATCCCCGACGAGGCGGCGGGATGA
- a CDS encoding cobalt-precorrin-6A reductase: MPNILLLGGTTEASALAALLAARGIRATFSYAGRTASPRAQPLPVRVGGFGGVAGLVAHLRAEGITHLVDATHPFAATMSAHAVAAAHRVGIAHAALTRAPWTPVPGDRWTTVPDMAAAVAALDGPPQRIMLALGRMHVEDFAAQPQHHYLLRFVDAPDAVPPLPDHALIVDRGPFTVADDTSLLRDHRIDLIVAKNAGGTGAAAKLDAARALGLCVLMIDRPALPDRWEFHRPEDVLDWIAHPAASSGMPRGV; the protein is encoded by the coding sequence ATGCCCAATATCCTGCTGCTGGGCGGCACGACGGAGGCAAGCGCGCTGGCGGCCTTGCTGGCGGCGCGCGGCATCCGCGCGACCTTCAGCTATGCCGGACGCACGGCCAGCCCGCGGGCACAACCCCTGCCCGTGCGGGTCGGCGGCTTTGGCGGGGTGGCGGGACTGGTCGCGCATCTGCGTGCGGAAGGCATCACCCATCTGGTCGACGCCACCCACCCCTTTGCCGCGACGATGAGCGCCCATGCGGTGGCGGCTGCGCATAGGGTGGGAATCGCCCATGCTGCGCTGACCCGTGCGCCCTGGACGCCCGTCCCCGGCGATCGCTGGACCACGGTGCCGGACATGGCAGCGGCGGTGGCCGCGCTCGACGGCCCGCCTCAGCGGATCATGCTCGCCCTGGGGCGCATGCATGTGGAGGACTTCGCCGCCCAGCCCCAGCATCATTATCTGCTGCGCTTCGTGGATGCGCCGGACGCGGTGCCCCCCCTGCCCGATCATGCCCTGATCGTAGATCGCGGCCCGTTCACGGTGGCGGACGACACAAGCCTGCTGCGGGACCATCGCATCGACCTGATCGTCGCCAAAAATGCCGGTGGAACGGGCGCAGCCGCCAAGCTGGACGCCGCGCGCGCGCTGGGCCTGTGCGTGCTGATGATCGACCGGCCCGCGCTGCCCGATCGGTGGGAGTTCCACCGGCCCGAGGATGTGCTCGACTGGATCGCTCATCCCGCCGCCTCGTCGGGGATGCCGCGCGGCGTGTAG
- a CDS encoding bifunctional cobalt-precorrin-7 (C(5))-methyltransferase/cobalt-precorrin-6B (C(15))-methyltransferase, translating into MDDMNSPPWLTIVGIGEDGMDGLSAASRAALAAADLVMGPARHLALLGGISAPMVEWPVPFADGIARLLAHRGRPVVVLASGDPFWFGAGSSIARHLAAHEWCAHPAPSTFGLAAARLGWAIQDVACLGLHAAPLDRLRPHLAPGARALVLLRDGAAVAGLGAWLSARGFGASRLHVLESLGGPRERIRSIEAGATILPDIVHPVAVGLEVAGDGPVLTVASGRPDALFDHDGQITKAPVRALTLSALAPRPGDYLWDIGAGSGSIAIEWLLAHPANRACAVEADPARADRARANARALGVDRLELMVGRAPDMLPDGPMPQAVFIGGGLSQALLERLEALLPPGTRLVANAVTLESEALLALWHGRRGGSLLRIELADAAPLGNRHGWRSRYPVVQWSVTL; encoded by the coding sequence ATGGATGACATGAATTCTCCCCCCTGGTTGACGATCGTCGGCATCGGCGAGGACGGGATGGACGGCCTGTCTGCGGCAAGCCGCGCGGCACTGGCGGCGGCGGACCTGGTCATGGGGCCGGCCCGGCACCTTGCGCTGCTCGGCGGGATTAGCGCGCCGATGGTCGAATGGCCAGTGCCCTTCGCGGACGGGATCGCGCGGCTGCTGGCGCATCGTGGGCGGCCGGTGGTGGTGCTGGCGTCGGGCGACCCCTTCTGGTTCGGCGCGGGGAGCAGCATCGCGCGCCATCTGGCGGCGCATGAATGGTGCGCGCATCCCGCGCCCTCCACCTTCGGGCTGGCGGCGGCGCGGCTGGGCTGGGCGATACAGGATGTCGCGTGCCTGGGCCTGCATGCCGCGCCGCTGGATCGGTTGCGTCCGCACCTCGCGCCGGGCGCGCGGGCGCTGGTGCTGCTGCGCGACGGGGCGGCGGTGGCGGGGCTTGGCGCCTGGTTGTCGGCCAGGGGATTTGGCGCGTCGCGCCTGCATGTGCTGGAAAGCCTCGGCGGCCCGCGCGAACGGATCCGGTCGATCGAGGCGGGGGCGACGATACTGCCCGACATCGTTCATCCTGTGGCGGTCGGGCTGGAGGTCGCCGGTGACGGCCCTGTCCTGACGGTCGCCAGTGGTCGACCCGACGCGCTGTTCGACCATGACGGACAGATCACCAAGGCGCCGGTGCGCGCCCTGACCCTGTCGGCGCTGGCGCCCCGGCCGGGGGACTATCTGTGGGACATTGGCGCCGGGTCGGGATCGATCGCGATCGAATGGCTGCTGGCTCATCCGGCCAATCGCGCCTGCGCGGTGGAGGCCGATCCGGCCCGTGCGGATCGCGCCCGCGCCAATGCCCGTGCGCTGGGCGTGGATCGGCTGGAGCTGATGGTCGGTCGCGCGCCGGACATGTTGCCTGATGGCCCGATGCCGCAGGCGGTCTTCATCGGTGGCGGTCTGTCGCAGGCGCTGCTGGAACGGCTGGAGGCACTGCTGCCACCCGGCACGCGGCTGGTCGCCAATGCGGTGACATTGGAGTCGGAGGCGCTGCTGGCGCTCTGGCACGGGCGGCGGGGCGGCAGCCTGCTGCGGATCGAACTGGCCGACGCTGCGCCGCTCGGCAATCGCCATGGCTGGCGGTCGCGCTATCCGGTGGTGCAGTGGAGCGTCACGCTATGA
- a CDS encoding cobalamin biosynthesis protein, giving the protein MIVAGFGFRAGATTASLRAALVAAGGGRDVTHLATLADKAGGLAELAAQLALPLIPIAADRLASWPTITRSPASLAARGTGSVAEACALAGAGKGARLRAARSLSPDRMATCAIAQGASS; this is encoded by the coding sequence ATGATCGTTGCGGGCTTCGGTTTCCGTGCCGGCGCGACCACCGCGTCCCTGCGGGCGGCGCTGGTGGCGGCCGGCGGCGGACGGGATGTCACCCATCTCGCCACGCTGGCGGACAAGGCCGGGGGACTGGCGGAACTCGCCGCGCAACTGGCCCTGCCGCTCATCCCCATTGCGGCCGATCGCCTCGCATCCTGGCCCACCATCACCCGGTCGCCGGCATCGCTGGCCGCGCGTGGCACCGGCAGCGTCGCCGAAGCATGTGCCCTGGCCGGCGCGGGGAAAGGCGCCCGCCTGCGCGCCGCCCGCAGCCTTTCCCCCGATCGCATGGCGACCTGCGCCATCGCTCAAGGAGCATCATCATGA
- the cobM gene encoding precorrin-4 C(11)-methyltransferase: protein MTVHFIGAGPGAPDLLTLRGRDLIAASPICLYAGSLVPAEVLGHCPPGARIVNTAPMDLDAIMAEITAAHAAGQDVARLHSGDLSVWSAMGEQIRRLRALDIPFTVTPGVPAFAAAAAALEVELTLPELAQSLVLTRTPGRASTMPPAESLTNFAVTGATLAIHLSIHNLAQVVADLMPAYGQSCPVAVVWRASWPDQRIVRATLSSIEAAVAGSMERTAIILVGPALDAADFAESSLYAQGYDRRFRPQHAGSRYAGSSE, encoded by the coding sequence ATGACCGTCCATTTCATCGGCGCCGGTCCCGGCGCGCCCGACCTTCTGACCCTGCGCGGCCGCGATCTGATCGCGGCCAGCCCGATATGCCTCTATGCCGGATCGCTGGTCCCGGCGGAGGTGCTGGGGCATTGTCCGCCCGGCGCCCGCATCGTCAACACCGCGCCCATGGACCTGGACGCCATCATGGCGGAGATCACCGCCGCCCACGCCGCCGGGCAGGATGTGGCGCGGCTCCATTCCGGCGACCTTTCGGTCTGGTCGGCCATGGGCGAGCAGATCCGCCGCCTCCGGGCGCTGGACATCCCCTTCACCGTGACCCCCGGCGTGCCGGCCTTCGCTGCGGCGGCCGCTGCGCTGGAGGTGGAGCTGACGCTGCCTGAACTGGCCCAGTCGCTCGTCCTGACGCGCACGCCGGGGCGCGCCAGCACCATGCCGCCGGCCGAGAGCCTGACCAACTTTGCGGTGACGGGCGCGACCCTGGCCATCCATCTGTCGATCCACAATCTGGCGCAGGTGGTGGCCGATCTCATGCCGGCCTATGGGCAATCCTGCCCGGTCGCGGTCGTGTGGCGGGCAAGCTGGCCCGACCAGCGGATCGTGCGGGCGACCCTCTCGTCGATCGAGGCGGCGGTCGCGGGCAGCATGGAGCGCACCGCCATCATCCTGGTCGGCCCGGCGCTGGACGCGGCGGATTTTGCCGAAAGCAGCCTCTATGCGCAGGGCTATGACCGGCGTTTCCGGCCCCAGCATGCCGGATCGCGCTACGCCGGGTCGTCCGAGTGA
- a CDS encoding cobyrinate a,c-diamide synthase has product MTVPGLLVSAPASGAGKTTVTLGLLRALRDVGVTVQPFKCGPDYIDPAFHRVACGRPSFNLDSWAMDGALLDRVAAEAGDADMIVAEGAMGLFDGVAGRGAAGHGTAADVARRMGWPVLLVLDISGQAQSCAATALGFARFDPDVTIAGVILNRVASPRHERLARAGLAAAGIAVFGALPQHADLCLSERHLGLVQAGEREGLDQALERHGALMRERVDLAAVRDAARAHGVRAGGRLPDPPAQRIAVAQDVAFSFLYPHLLEGWRQAGAQIMPFSPLADEAPADDADLIWLPGGYPELHAGTIAGAQHFLTGLRRHAEDRPVHGECGGYMVLGDALIDRDGTAHRMAGLLGLVTSHADRRLHLGYRRAELLAPVAGLRAGTMLRGHEFHYSTILGQDDAPLMRVTDADGAAVAETGSRRGWASGSFFHMIASA; this is encoded by the coding sequence GTGACGGTGCCGGGCCTGCTCGTTTCGGCGCCCGCATCGGGCGCCGGCAAGACGACCGTCACGCTCGGCCTGCTCCGCGCGCTGCGCGACGTGGGCGTGACGGTGCAGCCGTTCAAATGCGGGCCGGATTATATCGACCCGGCCTTCCATCGCGTTGCCTGCGGCCGGCCGTCCTTCAACCTGGACAGCTGGGCGATGGACGGCGCGCTGCTGGACCGGGTGGCGGCCGAGGCCGGCGATGCCGACATGATCGTGGCCGAAGGGGCGATGGGCCTGTTCGACGGGGTGGCGGGGCGGGGCGCGGCCGGCCATGGCACCGCCGCCGACGTGGCGCGCCGCATGGGCTGGCCGGTGCTGCTGGTGCTCGACATATCCGGACAGGCGCAATCCTGTGCGGCGACGGCGCTGGGCTTTGCCCGTTTCGATCCCGATGTGACGATTGCGGGCGTCATCCTCAATCGCGTCGCGAGCCCGCGCCATGAACGGCTGGCGCGCGCGGGGCTGGCGGCGGCGGGCATTGCGGTGTTCGGCGCCTTGCCCCAGCACGCGGACCTTTGCCTGTCCGAACGGCATCTGGGGCTGGTGCAGGCCGGCGAGCGGGAGGGGCTCGATCAGGCGCTGGAGCGCCATGGCGCACTCATGCGGGAGCGGGTCGATCTCGCCGCGGTTCGGGACGCCGCACGGGCGCACGGCGTCAGGGCCGGCGGGCGCCTGCCCGATCCCCCGGCGCAACGGATCGCGGTGGCGCAGGACGTGGCTTTCTCCTTCCTCTACCCGCATCTCCTCGAAGGCTGGCGACAGGCCGGGGCGCAGATCATGCCCTTCTCCCCGCTGGCCGATGAGGCGCCAGCCGACGATGCCGACCTGATCTGGCTGCCCGGCGGTTATCCCGAACTGCACGCCGGGACCATCGCCGGCGCGCAGCACTTCCTGACGGGCCTGCGCCGCCATGCCGAGGATCGGCCGGTCCATGGCGAATGCGGCGGCTATATGGTGCTGGGCGATGCGCTGATCGACCGGGACGGCACCGCCCATCGCATGGCCGGGCTGCTCGGCCTTGTCACCAGCCATGCGGATCGCCGGCTGCATCTGGGCTATCGGCGGGCGGAACTGCTGGCGCCTGTCGCGGGGCTGCGCGCCGGCACCATGCTGCGCGGCCATGAGTTCCATTATTCTACCATCCTGGGCCAAGATGACGCGCCGCTGATGCGGGTGACCGATGCCGACGGTGCTGCGGTCGCGGAAACCGGCTCGCGGCGCGGCTGGGCCAGCGGTTCCTTCTTCCACATGATCGCGAGCGCATGA
- the cobF gene encoding precorrin-6A synthase (deacetylating) — MIDLHLIGIGTGNPDHLTAQAVRAMNSADLILLPRKGSAKSDLVDLRRTICAAVLTRAVRVVEFDLPVRDARGDYLGAVQDWHDAITQAWAGQIARHLPDGGRLALLVWGDPSLYDSSLRIADRLAERGLAIRVSVVPGITSLQALTAAHAIPLNRLGAPVVITTGRRLRDDGWPADGDSVAVMLDQGCAFDALDPAGIHIWWGAYLGMEHQLLIEGPLAVVRDRIAGLRAQERARHGWIMDIYLMRRGA, encoded by the coding sequence ATGATCGACCTGCACCTCATCGGCATCGGCACCGGCAATCCCGATCATCTGACGGCCCAGGCGGTGCGGGCGATGAACAGCGCCGACCTCATCCTGCTGCCACGCAAGGGCAGCGCCAAGTCTGACCTTGTCGACCTGCGCCGCACCATCTGCGCGGCCGTGCTGACGCGGGCGGTGCGGGTGGTGGAATTCGACCTGCCCGTGCGCGATGCGCGCGGCGACTATCTTGGCGCCGTCCAGGACTGGCACGATGCCATCACGCAGGCCTGGGCCGGGCAGATCGCACGCCACTTGCCCGATGGCGGCCGCCTTGCCCTGCTGGTCTGGGGCGATCCCTCCCTTTATGACAGCAGCCTGCGGATCGCCGACCGGCTGGCGGAGAGGGGGCTGGCGATCCGGGTAAGCGTCGTGCCGGGCATCACCAGCCTGCAGGCGCTGACCGCAGCGCACGCCATCCCCCTCAACCGGCTGGGCGCGCCGGTGGTCATCACGACCGGGCGCCGGCTGCGCGACGATGGTTGGCCGGCCGACGGCGACAGCGTCGCCGTGATGCTGGATCAGGGCTGTGCCTTCGACGCGCTCGATCCCGCCGGCATCCATATCTGGTGGGGGGCCTATCTCGGCATGGAGCATCAGCTGCTGATCGAAGGGCCGCTGGCGGTCGTGCGGGACAGGATCGCGGGCCTCCGCGCGCAGGAAAGGGCCCGGCATGGCTGGATCATGGACATCTATCTGATGCGCAGGGGGGCATGA
- a CDS encoding toxic anion resistance protein: MASTAPTATADTLNLTPPDPVPVVAPEKAAGLVPIDEEKRSKLDEKVDAFIDDLVAQDANSPAFGQRVDQLTNMGRKEIAEAAGHSNRFLDRPVRAMDSDNKVGADLAELRRTVEDLDPGKRGSLTAPKKLFGIIPFGNKMRDYFDSYKSSQTHINSILGSLASGKDVLIKDNAAIDVERQNMWQTMGKLEQMIHISKTMDARLESKALELDSTDPTKAKAIRESALFYIRQRTQDLLTQMAVTVQGYLALDLVKKNNVELVKGVDRASTTTVAALRTAVTVAQALVGQRLVLEQITALNTTTANIIDSTGELLKSQTAQIHEQAASSTIPIETLQRAFQNIYDTMDNIDTFKLKALENMKTTVTVLSNEVEKSKGYIARSEGQAQAAKEARAENPLLSAIEG, from the coding sequence ATGGCTTCGACCGCGCCGACCGCGACCGCTGATACGCTGAACCTCACGCCGCCCGACCCGGTGCCGGTGGTCGCGCCCGAAAAGGCGGCCGGGCTGGTGCCGATCGACGAGGAAAAGCGATCCAAGCTGGACGAGAAGGTCGATGCCTTCATCGACGATCTGGTCGCGCAGGATGCCAACTCGCCCGCCTTCGGCCAGCGCGTCGACCAGCTGACCAATATGGGTCGCAAGGAAATTGCCGAGGCCGCCGGACACAGCAACCGCTTTCTCGATCGGCCGGTGCGCGCGATGGACAGCGACAACAAGGTCGGTGCGGACCTCGCTGAACTGCGCCGCACGGTCGAGGATCTGGATCCCGGCAAGCGCGGCAGCCTGACCGCGCCCAAGAAGCTGTTCGGCATCATCCCGTTCGGCAACAAGATGCGCGACTATTTCGACAGCTACAAGTCGAGCCAGACGCACATCAACTCGATCCTGGGATCGCTCGCCAGCGGCAAGGACGTGCTGATCAAGGATAATGCCGCGATTGACGTGGAACGCCAGAATATGTGGCAAACCATGGGCAAGCTGGAGCAGATGATCCACATCAGCAAGACCATGGACGCGCGCCTCGAGTCCAAAGCGCTGGAGCTGGATTCGACCGATCCGACCAAGGCCAAGGCGATCCGCGAGAGCGCACTCTTCTACATCCGCCAGCGCACCCAGGATCTGCTGACCCAGATGGCGGTCACGGTGCAGGGCTATCTGGCGCTGGACCTGGTGAAGAAGAATAATGTCGAGCTGGTGAAGGGCGTGGATCGCGCCAGCACCACCACCGTCGCCGCGCTGCGCACCGCCGTCACCGTGGCGCAGGCGCTGGTCGGCCAGCGCCTGGTGCTGGAACAGATCACCGCGCTCAACACCACCACCGCCAACATCATCGATTCGACCGGCGAACTGCTCAAGAGCCAGACCGCGCAGATTCACGAGCAGGCCGCCAGCAGCACGATCCCGATCGAGACGCTGCAGCGCGCCTTCCAGAATATCTACGACACGATGGACAATATCGACACGTTCAAGCTCAAGGCGCTGGAGAATATGAAGACGACGGTCACTGTGCTGTCGAACGAGGTGGAAAAGTCCAAGGGCTATATCGCCCGGTCCGAGGGCCAGGCCCAGGCCGCCAAGGAAGCGCGCGCGGAAAACCCGCTGCTGAGCGCGATCGAGGGATAA